A section of the Sphingomonas ginsenosidivorax genome encodes:
- the rplF gene encoding 50S ribosomal protein L6, producing the protein MSRIGKKPVTVPAGVTPTIDGKQLTVKGPKGTLKMPLRDEISYTLEDGGISVQPANDTKRARAFWGMQRTMVQNLITGVSDGFTKKLLINGVGYRAAAQGRNLKLQLGYSHDVNIDVPEGIEVKTPDNTTIEISGSDKQMVGQLAAEIRQWRKPEPYKGKGIKYDGEFIFRKEGKKK; encoded by the coding sequence ATGAGCCGCATTGGTAAGAAGCCGGTCACCGTACCGGCGGGCGTTACGCCCACGATCGACGGCAAGCAGCTGACCGTGAAGGGCCCCAAGGGCACCCTCAAGATGCCGCTGCGCGACGAGATCAGCTACACGCTCGAGGACGGTGGCATCTCGGTGCAGCCGGCCAACGACACCAAGCGCGCGCGGGCCTTCTGGGGCATGCAGCGTACGATGGTGCAGAACCTGATCACCGGTGTGTCGGACGGCTTCACGAAGAAGCTCCTGATCAACGGCGTCGGCTACCGTGCCGCTGCGCAGGGCCGCAACCTGAAGTTGCAGCTCGGCTACAGCCACGACGTCAACATCGACGTGCCCGAGGGCATCGAGGTGAAGACCCCGGACAACACGACGATCGAGATCTCGGGTTCGGACAAGCAGATGGTTGGCCAGCTGGCCGCGGAGATTCGTCAGTGGCGCAAGCCTGAGCCGTACAAGGGCAAGGGCATCAAGTACGACGGCGAGTTCATCTTCCGCAAGGAAGGGAAGAAGAAGTAA
- the rpmD gene encoding 50S ribosomal protein L30 has protein sequence MATIKITQTGSPIRREKDQRATLIGLGLNKMHRTSELQDSPEVRGMIRKVQHMVSVEG, from the coding sequence ATGGCAACCATCAAGATCACGCAGACCGGTTCGCCGATCCGCCGCGAGAAGGACCAGCGCGCAACGCTGATCGGTCTCGGCCTGAACAAGATGCATCGTACCAGCGAGCTTCAGGATTCCCCTGAAGTCCGCGGTATGATCCGCAAGGTTCAGCACATGGTGTCGGTCGAGGGCTAA
- the rpsH gene encoding 30S ribosomal protein S8: MAVTDPLGDLLTRIRNGQRAKKDSVLSPASKLRVRVLDVLQREGYIRGYSDEQMGPAAGIRIELKYFEGQPAIKHVARVSKPGRRVYSGSQELPRVRNGLGITIVSTPRGVLSDAEAREQNVGGEILAEVF; this comes from the coding sequence ATGGCAGTGACCGATCCCCTGGGTGACCTGCTCACCCGCATCCGCAACGGCCAGCGCGCGAAGAAGGACTCCGTCCTTTCGCCCGCGTCCAAGCTGCGCGTTCGCGTTCTCGACGTTCTGCAGCGCGAAGGCTACATCCGTGGCTACAGCGACGAGCAGATGGGCCCCGCAGCGGGCATCCGCATCGAGCTGAAGTATTTCGAGGGCCAGCCTGCGATCAAGCATGTCGCACGCGTCTCGAAGCCCGGCCGCCGCGTCTATTCCGGTTCGCAGGAACTCCCCCGCGTCCGCAACGGCCTCGGCATCACCATCGTCTCGACGCCCCGCGGCGTGCTTTCGGATGCCGAAGCACGCGAGCAGAACGTCGGCGGCGAAATCCTCGCAGAGGTGTTCTGA
- the rpsE gene encoding 30S ribosomal protein S5 — protein MADENNTPAAAPETTAQDVTQQSTPPQSTGYQGGGGGRGRPGGGGGGGRGGPGGNRGGGGPGGNRGGRDGGRGGPGGNRGGRPGADDGGEELIEKLVHINRVSKTVKGGKRFGFAALVVVGDGKGRAGFGHGKAREVPEAISKATAAAKKKMVRVPLKDGRTLHHDGNGHFGAGRVTLRSAPQGTGIIAGGPMRAVFESLGVADVVTKSVGTSNPYNMIRATFEALGEQTSPKAVAQRRGKKIADLLGHGGSKTAEADAAAITE, from the coding sequence ATGGCTGACGAAAACAACACGCCGGCAGCAGCACCCGAGACGACCGCACAGGACGTCACGCAGCAGAGCACGCCTCCGCAGAGCACTGGGTACCAGGGCGGCGGCGGTGGTCGTGGTCGTCCCGGTGGCGGCGGCGGCGGTGGCCGTGGTGGTCCCGGCGGCAATCGCGGTGGCGGTGGCCCCGGTGGCAACCGTGGCGGTCGCGACGGCGGTCGTGGCGGCCCCGGTGGCAATCGTGGCGGTCGTCCCGGTGCGGATGACGGCGGCGAAGAGCTGATCGAGAAGCTGGTCCACATCAACCGCGTGTCCAAGACGGTGAAGGGCGGCAAGCGCTTCGGTTTCGCGGCACTCGTGGTCGTGGGCGACGGCAAGGGCCGTGCAGGCTTTGGTCATGGCAAGGCGCGCGAAGTGCCGGAAGCCATCTCGAAGGCGACGGCTGCTGCCAAGAAGAAGATGGTCCGCGTTCCGCTCAAGGACGGTCGCACGCTGCATCACGACGGCAACGGTCACTTCGGTGCCGGTCGCGTGACGCTGCGCTCGGCTCCGCAGGGGACGGGCATCATCGCTGGTGGCCCGATGCGCGCCGTGTTCGAGTCGCTGGGCGTTGCGGACGTGGTGACCAAGTCGGTCGGTACGTCGAACCCCTACAACATGATCCGCGCCACGTTCGAGGCCCTTGGCGAGCAGACCTCGCCCAAGGCCGTCGCACAGCGTCGCGGCAAGAAGATCGCCGACCTGCTCGGCCACGGTGGGTCGAAGACCGCCGAGGCTGATGCAGCCGCGATCACGGAGTAA
- the rplO gene encoding 50S ribosomal protein L15 — protein sequence MKLNELRDNQGARKSKMRVGRGIGSGKGKTGGRGQKGQKSREGVSIAGFEGGQMPLHMRLPKRGFNNIFRKDFAEVNLGAIQKAIDAGKIEANATLDHDALKAAGLARGGKDGVRLLAKGELTTVVSFTVNGASKGAIEAVEKAGGKVDVIEYIDPATKAAAKKGVKYKERAAHKASFKA from the coding sequence ATGAAACTCAACGAACTCCGCGACAACCAGGGTGCCCGCAAGTCCAAGATGCGCGTCGGACGCGGTATCGGCTCGGGCAAGGGCAAGACCGGCGGCCGTGGCCAGAAGGGCCAGAAGAGCCGCGAGGGCGTCTCCATCGCCGGCTTCGAAGGCGGCCAGATGCCGCTCCACATGCGTCTGCCGAAGCGCGGCTTCAACAACATCTTCCGCAAGGACTTCGCCGAGGTGAACCTCGGTGCGATCCAGAAGGCGATCGACGCCGGCAAGATCGAAGCGAACGCGACGCTCGACCATGACGCGCTCAAGGCCGCCGGCCTCGCACGCGGCGGCAAGGACGGCGTCCGCCTCCTCGCCAAGGGCGAGCTGACCACGGTCGTCTCGTTCACCGTCAACGGCGCGTCGAAGGGCGCGATCGAGGCGGTCGAGAAGGCCGGCGGCAAGGTCGACGTGATCGAATATATCGATCCCGCCACCAAGGCTGCCGCCAAGAAGGGCGTGAAGTACAAGGAGCGTGCGGCGCACAAGGCGTCGTTCAAGGCCTAA
- a CDS encoding sensor histidine kinase, producing the protein MIRLSVTARIALLSIALALVSNLALVGFVWKTTSADAIDAIHLETTEQSESLRAVWRSGGMKALRQAIGNTVVPGDVSLVLAVVDAKGQTVAGVAPARLAVPLRPTQFRIARLGRDELWSARESAYALHPIGSDWLLTGRNLDLIASEERAIERALALAVLLSLGLGVLGGLVLARYVGRRLDAIASVIETAGEGDLSRRVIVVTEGSDAFDRLAARLNVMLGKLEGVMAELRIVTDSLAHDLRSPLARLRTKTEQAVLIADPDAREAALGGLLVETDLVMRMLTMVIEISRSGSVSRDRFVQVSLPDLLEEIAELYAPVAEDAGLVFTVAIDDRPPAIALHRELMIQSITNLIDNALRHGAGGGEVTLRLVHRTDGIAIQVEDRGPGIAEADRAQAMKRFGRLDSARSTPGAGLGMALIEAVARLHEGRFELADNGPGLVARIVLPI; encoded by the coding sequence ATGATCCGCCTTTCCGTCACCGCGCGCATCGCGCTTCTGTCTATCGCGCTCGCGCTCGTCTCAAACCTCGCGCTCGTCGGCTTCGTCTGGAAGACGACGAGCGCCGATGCGATCGACGCGATCCATCTCGAAACCACCGAACAGTCCGAATCGCTGCGTGCCGTCTGGCGCAGCGGCGGGATGAAGGCGCTGCGCCAGGCGATCGGCAATACCGTCGTACCGGGCGACGTCTCGCTGGTCCTGGCCGTCGTCGATGCGAAGGGGCAGACCGTCGCCGGCGTGGCACCGGCCCGGCTCGCGGTGCCGCTCCGCCCCACCCAGTTCCGCATCGCGCGCCTGGGACGCGACGAACTCTGGTCGGCGCGTGAATCCGCCTATGCGCTGCACCCGATAGGCTCCGACTGGCTGCTCACGGGCCGCAACCTCGACCTGATCGCCTCCGAGGAACGCGCAATCGAACGCGCACTGGCGCTCGCCGTGCTGCTCTCGCTGGGCCTGGGGGTACTCGGCGGACTCGTCCTCGCGCGCTATGTCGGCCGCCGCCTCGACGCGATCGCCAGCGTCATCGAGACGGCAGGGGAGGGAGACCTGTCGCGCCGCGTCATCGTCGTCACCGAAGGCAGTGACGCATTCGACCGCCTGGCGGCACGGTTGAACGTCATGCTCGGAAAGCTCGAAGGCGTGATGGCGGAGCTCCGCATCGTCACCGACAGCCTCGCGCACGACCTTCGCTCACCGCTCGCCCGCCTGCGCACCAAGACCGAACAGGCGGTCCTGATCGCCGATCCCGACGCGCGGGAGGCGGCACTCGGCGGGCTGCTCGTGGAGACCGACCTCGTCATGCGGATGCTGACGATGGTCATCGAGATCAGTCGTTCCGGCTCGGTGTCGCGCGATCGCTTCGTCCAGGTCTCGCTTCCCGACCTGCTGGAGGAGATTGCCGAGCTTTACGCCCCCGTCGCCGAGGATGCCGGCCTGGTCTTCACGGTCGCGATCGACGATCGCCCGCCGGCGATCGCGCTCCACCGCGAACTGATGATCCAGTCGATCACCAACCTGATCGACAACGCGCTGCGCCACGGGGCAGGGGGCGGCGAGGTGACGCTCCGCCTCGTCCACCGCACCGACGGCATCGCCATCCAGGTCGAGGACCGCGGTCCCGGCATCGCCGAAGCGGATCGCGCGCAGGCGATGAAGCGCTTCGGCCGCCTCGACAGCGCGCGGTCCACACCGGGCGCGGGGCTCGGCATGGCGCTGATCGAAGCGGTCGCGCGGTTGCACGAGGGCCGGTTCGAACTTGCGGACAATGGGCCGGGGCTGGTCGCCCGCATCGTCTTGCCCATCTGA
- the rplX gene encoding 50S ribosomal protein L24, whose product MASARIKKGDKVIILSGKDKGKTGEVTMSMPKADKVVVAGVNIAVRHTKPTQGDPQGGLVRKEAPLHVSKVAHVTADGKPTRVRFEEQDGKKVRVAVKTGEKIGG is encoded by the coding sequence ATGGCGTCCGCTCGTATCAAGAAGGGTGACAAGGTCATCATCCTGTCCGGCAAGGACAAGGGCAAGACCGGCGAAGTCACCATGTCGATGCCGAAGGCCGACAAGGTCGTCGTGGCCGGCGTGAACATCGCCGTGCGTCACACCAAGCCGACCCAGGGCGACCCGCAGGGTGGCCTGGTCCGCAAGGAAGCGCCGCTGCACGTTTCGAAGGTCGCGCACGTGACCGCCGACGGCAAGCCGACCCGCGTCCGCTTCGAGGAGCAGGACGGCAAGAAGGTCCGCGTTGCGGTCAAGACCGGGGAGAAGATCGGTGGCTGA
- a CDS encoding response regulator transcription factor — protein sequence MSRKILIVEDDASTSAYLAKGLTEAGHAVEACADGRDGLFLASEGIFDLIIADRMLPGLDGLSMVSAVRAAGIATPVLILSALAAVDDRVDGLKAGADDYLCKPFSFAELSARVEALVRRSDRAATEPQKTRLSVGDLEIDLLARAVSRAGRTIPLGAREFNLLEFLARHAGQVVTRTMMLEKIWNYHFDPGSNVVDVHIGRLRRKLEDGFPTPILHTVRGAGYRLAVEA from the coding sequence TTGAGCCGCAAGATCCTGATCGTCGAAGACGACGCATCCACCTCGGCCTATCTGGCAAAGGGCCTGACGGAAGCCGGCCACGCGGTGGAGGCCTGCGCCGACGGTCGCGACGGGCTGTTCCTCGCCAGCGAAGGCATCTTCGACCTCATCATCGCCGACCGCATGCTGCCCGGGCTCGACGGCCTGTCGATGGTCAGCGCGGTCCGCGCCGCCGGCATCGCGACGCCCGTGCTGATCCTGTCCGCGCTGGCGGCGGTCGACGACCGCGTCGACGGACTGAAGGCGGGCGCCGACGACTATCTGTGCAAGCCCTTCTCCTTCGCCGAGCTTTCCGCCCGCGTCGAAGCACTCGTCCGCCGCTCGGACCGCGCCGCGACCGAACCGCAGAAGACTCGCCTTTCGGTCGGCGACCTCGAGATCGACCTGCTCGCCCGCGCCGTCTCGCGCGCCGGCCGCACGATCCCGCTGGGCGCGCGCGAATTCAACCTGCTCGAATTCCTCGCCCGCCACGCCGGCCAGGTCGTCACCCGCACGATGATGCTCGAGAAGATCTGGAACTATCATTTCGACCCGGGATCGAACGTCGTCGACGTGCACATCGGCCGCCTGCGTCGCAAGCTCGAGGACGGTTTCCCCACGCCGATCCTCCACACGGTGCGTGGCGCCGGATACCGACTCGCCGTCGAGGCGTGA
- a CDS encoding adenylate kinase — protein MNIILLGPPGAGKGTQAATLVETRGMVQLSTGDMLRAAVAAGTPVGLQAKSVMASGGLVSDEIVSGIIGERLDQPDTESGVIFDGYPRTAAQAESLDALLAARGRTLDYVIELEVDEAALTDRVVGRYTCAKCGTGYHDKFKQPAVAGVCDVCGSTEFKRRPDDNAETVHTRMQEYRAKTAPILPIYEARGLVRRVDGMADIKHVAAAIGEILDK, from the coding sequence GTGAATATCATCCTGTTGGGCCCCCCCGGTGCGGGCAAGGGCACGCAAGCCGCCACGCTGGTCGAGACGCGCGGCATGGTCCAGCTGTCGACGGGGGACATGCTCCGCGCCGCCGTCGCCGCCGGCACGCCCGTAGGGCTGCAGGCCAAGTCGGTGATGGCATCGGGCGGCCTGGTCTCGGACGAGATCGTCTCCGGCATCATCGGCGAACGCCTCGACCAGCCCGACACCGAATCGGGTGTGATCTTCGACGGCTATCCGCGTACCGCGGCGCAGGCCGAATCGCTCGATGCGTTGCTGGCTGCACGCGGTCGCACGCTTGATTACGTCATCGAGCTCGAAGTCGATGAGGCCGCACTGACCGACCGCGTCGTCGGTCGCTACACCTGCGCCAAGTGCGGCACGGGGTATCACGACAAGTTCAAGCAGCCCGCCGTCGCCGGCGTCTGCGACGTCTGCGGCTCGACCGAGTTCAAGCGCCGCCCCGACGACAACGCCGAGACGGTGCACACCCGTATGCAGGAATACCGCGCGAAGACCGCGCCGATCCTGCCGATCTACGAAGCGCGCGGCCTGGTCCGTCGCGTCGACGGTATGGCCGATATCAAGCACGTCGCGGCTGCGATCGGCGAGATCCTCGACAAGTAA
- the secY gene encoding preprotein translocase subunit SecY, giving the protein MASAADQMAQSISLSKFAKATDLKKRLWFTIGALIVFRLLSYVPLPGIDPTALGVLGQQTQGGVLDFFNTFSGGSLSRMSLIALGVMPYITASIVVQLATSLSPTLAAIKKDGESGRKRLNQYTRYGTVGLTAVQGYFIAVGLETLGANAGVQAVIEPGMLFRMTAVVSLIGGTMFLMWLGEQITSRGIGNGVSLIIMAGIVAHLPTTLVNLLEGGRSGSLDPLKLIGIVVAVVLLILFICFMERAQRRILIQYPKRQTQRGMQADRSHLPLKINTAGVIPPIFASSLLLMPLTITQFAGKYAAGQSKWGDFIITLNQYLQHGSPVYMLLYGAGIIFFSFFYTAVVFNPEETADNLKRHGGFIPGIRPGKNTENYFDYVLTRITVIGAAYLTIICLLPEYLVTALSIPFYLGGTSLLIVVNVTMDTVTQIQSHLLAHQYGDLIKKAKLKGGRLR; this is encoded by the coding sequence ATGGCATCCGCAGCCGACCAGATGGCGCAAAGCATCAGCCTTTCGAAATTCGCGAAGGCCACCGACCTCAAGAAGCGGCTGTGGTTCACGATCGGTGCGCTGATCGTCTTCCGCCTGCTTAGCTACGTGCCGCTGCCGGGCATCGACCCGACCGCGCTCGGCGTGCTGGGCCAGCAGACGCAGGGCGGCGTCCTCGACTTCTTCAACACCTTCTCGGGCGGTTCGCTCAGCCGGATGTCGCTGATCGCGCTCGGGGTGATGCCGTACATCACCGCGTCGATCGTCGTGCAGCTCGCGACCTCGCTGAGCCCCACGCTCGCCGCGATCAAGAAGGACGGCGAATCGGGCCGCAAGCGCCTCAACCAGTACACCCGCTACGGCACTGTCGGCCTGACCGCGGTGCAGGGCTATTTCATCGCGGTCGGTCTCGAGACGCTCGGCGCCAATGCCGGCGTCCAGGCGGTGATCGAACCCGGCATGCTGTTCCGCATGACCGCGGTGGTCAGCCTGATCGGCGGCACGATGTTCCTCATGTGGCTCGGCGAGCAGATCACCAGCCGCGGCATCGGCAACGGCGTCTCGCTGATCATCATGGCCGGCATCGTCGCGCATCTGCCCACCACGCTCGTCAACCTGCTCGAGGGCGGCCGCTCGGGCAGCCTCGATCCGCTCAAGCTGATCGGCATCGTTGTCGCGGTCGTCCTGCTGATCCTCTTCATTTGCTTCATGGAGCGGGCGCAGCGCCGCATCCTAATCCAGTATCCTAAGCGCCAGACGCAGCGCGGGATGCAGGCCGATCGCAGCCACCTGCCGCTGAAGATCAACACCGCGGGCGTCATTCCCCCGATCTTCGCGTCGTCGCTGCTGCTGATGCCGCTGACGATCACGCAGTTCGCGGGCAAGTACGCCGCCGGGCAGAGCAAGTGGGGCGATTTCATTATCACCCTCAACCAGTACCTCCAGCACGGTTCGCCGGTGTACATGCTGCTCTACGGCGCCGGCATCATCTTCTTCTCGTTCTTCTACACCGCCGTCGTCTTCAATCCGGAAGAGACCGCGGACAATCTGAAGCGGCATGGCGGGTTCATCCCCGGCATCCGTCCGGGCAAGAACACCGAGAATTATTTCGATTACGTGCTGACCCGCATCACCGTCATCGGTGCCGCCTATCTGACGATCATCTGCCTGTTGCCGGAATATCTCGTCACCGCGCTGTCGATCCCGTTCTATCTCGGCGGGACTAGCCTCCTGATCGTGGTCAACGTAACGATGGACACGGTTACGCAGATCCAGTCGCACTTGCTGGCGCACCAGTATGGCGACCTGATCAAGAAGGCGAAGCTGAAGGGCGGCCGCCTGCGCTGA
- the rplN gene encoding 50S ribosomal protein L14, which translates to MIQMQSNLDVADNSGAKRVQCIKVLGGSKRRVAGVGDIIVVSIKEAQPRGRVKKGDVHRAVIVRTAKDIRRADGTVIRFDGNAAVLVNKNEEPIGTRIFGPVVRELRGKKHMKIISLAPEVL; encoded by the coding sequence ATGATCCAGATGCAGTCCAATCTCGACGTCGCTGACAACAGCGGCGCGAAGCGGGTGCAGTGCATCAAGGTGCTTGGGGGTTCCAAGCGTCGTGTTGCAGGTGTCGGCGACATCATCGTCGTCTCCATCAAGGAAGCGCAGCCGCGCGGCCGCGTGAAGAAGGGCGACGTTCACCGCGCCGTCATCGTCCGCACCGCCAAGGACATCCGTCGCGCAGACGGCACGGTCATCCGCTTCGACGGCAACGCCGCGGTGCTGGTCAACAAGAACGAGGAGCCGATCGGCACCCGTATCTTCGGCCCAGTTGTTCGCGAACTGCGTGGCAAGAAGCACATGAAGATCATCAGCCTTGCGCCGGAGGTGCTGTAA
- the rplE gene encoding 50S ribosomal protein L5 → MADATYTPRMRKLYDETIVKAMTEKFGYKNVMEIPRIDKIVLNMGVGEATQDKKKVDQAASEMQLIAGQKPIVTKAKKSIAQFKLREGMPIGVKVTLRRERMYEFLDRFITIALPRVRDFRGLNPKSFDGRGNYACGLKEQIVFPEISYDQVDKVRGMDVIVTTTAKTDDEARELLRLFGFPFPIEEAADEKQAA, encoded by the coding sequence GTGGCTGATGCAACCTACACGCCGCGGATGCGGAAGCTGTACGACGAGACCATCGTCAAGGCGATGACCGAGAAGTTCGGCTACAAGAACGTCATGGAGATCCCCCGGATCGACAAGATCGTGCTGAACATGGGTGTCGGCGAAGCGACGCAGGACAAGAAGAAGGTCGACCAGGCCGCTTCGGAAATGCAGCTGATCGCGGGCCAGAAGCCCATCGTCACCAAGGCGAAGAAGTCGATCGCACAGTTCAAGCTGCGCGAAGGCATGCCGATCGGCGTGAAGGTCACCCTTCGCCGCGAGCGCATGTACGAATTCCTTGATCGCTTCATCACGATCGCTCTTCCCCGCGTCCGCGATTTCCGTGGGCTGAACCCAAAGAGCTTCGACGGCCGTGGCAACTATGCCTGCGGTCTGAAGGAGCAGATCGTGTTCCCGGAAATCAGCTATGACCAGGTCGACAAGGTCCGGGGCATGGATGTCATCGTGACGACGACGGCCAAGACCGACGACGAGGCGCGCGAGCTGCTCCGCCTGTTCGGCTTCCCGTTCCCGATCGAGGAAGCTGCCGACGAGAAGCAGGCAGCCTAA
- the rplR gene encoding 50S ribosomal protein L18 produces the protein MTKGLSLFAKRRRRNRTALRARAGTRPRLSVHRSGKHIYAQVIDDAAGTTVASASSLEKDVRGTSGANIDAATSVGKRVAEAAKAAGVTQVVFDRGGFLYHGRVKALADAAREAGLEF, from the coding sequence ATGACCAAGGGACTTTCTCTTTTCGCCAAGCGGCGCCGCCGCAACCGTACCGCGCTCCGCGCACGCGCCGGCACCCGTCCGCGGCTGTCCGTGCATCGCTCGGGCAAGCACATCTACGCGCAGGTGATCGACGACGCCGCCGGCACGACGGTGGCTTCGGCCTCGTCGCTTGAAAAGGACGTGCGCGGCACGTCTGGCGCCAACATCGACGCGGCGACTTCGGTCGGCAAGCGCGTCGCAGAGGCTGCCAAGGCGGCGGGCGTGACCCAGGTCGTGTTCGATCGCGGTGGCTTCCTCTACCATGGTCGCGTGAAGGCTCTGGCTGACGCCGCACGCGAAGCCGGATTGGAGTTCTAA
- the rpsN gene encoding 30S ribosomal protein S14 has product MAKLSSVNKNERRKALVKQYAPKFAALKAMAKDATLDDGERLMARLKMSALPRNANPTRIRNRCELTGRSRSYYRKFRLSRIMLRNLANKGLIPGVTKSSW; this is encoded by the coding sequence ATGGCGAAACTGAGTTCAGTCAACAAGAACGAGCGTCGCAAGGCGTTGGTCAAGCAGTACGCGCCCAAGTTTGCGGCGTTGAAGGCGATGGCCAAGGACGCGACCCTCGATGACGGCGAGCGCCTGATGGCCCGCCTCAAGATGTCGGCATTGCCGCGCAACGCGAACCCGACGCGCATCCGTAACCGGTGCGAGCTTACCGGTCGTTCGCGCTCCTACTACCGCAAGTTCCGGCTCTCGCGGATCATGCTGCGCAATCTGGCCAACAAGGGCCTGATTCCCGGCGTCACGAAGTCGAGCTGGTAA